The proteins below come from a single Cryptococcus gattii WM276 chromosome D, complete sequence genomic window:
- a CDS encoding dicarboxylic acid transporter, putative (Similar to TIGR gene model, INSD accession AAW45805.1), protein MPSIFFTSVKSDEQVLPRPVSYCSGCMLYASSGCDESWELRMRDNMEANRDPIGFGQANANFNHKNHFRPRCEDCTHACVRGLYTGLTASVFRQMTYSVTRLGVYDVMKNAMSNNGVKKLRTGDMVICASVAGALGGVAGNPADIILVRYVVLRSNQAAFADKRLSGRRMVADPTKPVDHQVHYKNAIHGVYKMVSNEGIASLARGLAPNIIRATLMNASQLVSYDFFKDHILAANLMENGMPLHFVSSALSGTVATTICAPADVVKSRIMNMKAGAGGHGPVGLLLESLTHEGPRFLFKGWLPAWIRLTPNTICMFVFLEQLRNAVDLFRNSSARSQPAAQIA, encoded by the exons ATGCCGTCCATTTTTTTCACCTCGGTCAAATCCGACGAGCAGGTGCTGCCGCGTCCAGTGAGTTATTGCAG TGGCTGCATGCTGTACGCATCCTCTGGATGTGATGAGAGT TGGGAGCTGCGAATGAGGGACAATATGGAGGCTAACCGAGATCCTATTGGATTTGGACAGGCGAATGCAAACTTCAACCACAAAAACCACTTTCGTCCACGCTGTGAGGACTGTACTCACGCAT GTGTGCGAGGATTATATACTGGTTTGACCGCTTCGGTGTTCAGGCAGATGACTTACAGTGTCACAAGACTGGGTGTCTACGACGTTATGAAGAATGCGATGTCAAATAATGGAGTAAAGAAGTTAAGAACGGGAGATATGGTCATTTGTGCGAGTGTGGCTGGTGCTCTCGGTGGCGTTGCAGGAAACCCGGCGGATATCATCCTTGTCAGGTATGTCGTCCTGCGTTCAAACCAAGCGGCTTTTGCTGATAAACGGCTTTCTGGTCGCAGAATGGTCGCCGACCCTACGAAACCTGTCGATCACCAGGTGCATTACAAAAATGCTATCCACGGCGTCTATAAGATGGTGAGCAATGAAGGTATTGCCTCTCTTGCTCGCGGTCTTGCTCCAAATATT ATCCGAGCCACCCTCATGAACGCATCACAACTTGTTTCTTATGATTTCTTCAAGGACCACATTCTCGCTGCAAACCTCATGGAGAACGGCATGCCTCTCCACTTTGTCTCTTCTGCCTTGTCAGGTACCGTTGCTACCACTATCTGTGCACCTGCGGATGTGGTGAAAAGCCGAATTATGAACATGAAGGCTGGAGCTGGTGGCCATGGACCTGTCGGCTTGTTGTTGGAGAGCTTGACGCACGAGGGACCAAGATTCCTGTTCAAGGGCTGGCTTCCTGCTTGGA TCCGGCTTACCCCCAATACCATCTGCATGTTCGTCTTCCTCGAACAACTCCGTAACGCCGTCGACCTCTTTAGAAATTCGTCTGCCAGGTCCCAACCTGCTGCGCAGATTGCCTAG